A stretch of the Aphis gossypii isolate Hap1 chromosome 2, ASM2018417v2, whole genome shotgun sequence genome encodes the following:
- the LOC126550111 gene encoding protein obstructor-E produces the protein MNVFWTFSAVLLLKATVIRCQEYGASQCPEQHGEQTYAHPDYCDQFYLCTNGTLTLEQCGNGLLYDGKGAAYHHCNYHWAVECGNRKAEVVPISSPGCEYQFGLFSDGSACSTNYVKCEHGSPYSLPCEPGLAYDDRIKKCNWPDELVDVGCNPADIIGFNCPDKVDPHSVSAKFEPYPRFAIPGESHRLITCVHGHPRLISCGEDSVVDESSLTCVEKGSHYRK, from the exons TGATCCGGTGCCAGGAATACGGCGCGTCGCAGTGTCCGGAACAACACGGCGAACAGACGTACGCCCACCCCGATTATTGCGATCAATTCTACCTGTGCACGAACGGCACTCTGACACTCGAACAGTGCGGCAACGGTCTGCTGTACGACGGCAAAGGCGCCGCCTACCACCACTGCAACTACCACTGGGCCGTCGAGTGCGGAAATCGCAAAGCCGAAG TTGTGCCGATCAGTTCTCCCGGATGCGAATACCAGTTCGGTCTGTTCTCAGACGGTTCAGCTTGCAGCACCAACTACGTCAAATGCGAACACGGATCGCCGTACTCTCTGCCCTGCGAACCCGGTCTGGCTTACGACGACAGGATCAAGAAGTGCAACTGGCCCGATGAGCTCGTCGACGTTGGATGCAACCCAGCAG ATATAATTGGATTCAACTGCCCGGACAAGGTTGACCCGCACTCGGTGTCGGCCAAATTCGAACCGTACCCGAGGTTCGCCATCCCCGGAGAATCGCACAGGCTCATCACGTGCGTTCACGGACATCCGAGATTGATAAGCTGCGGAGAGGACAGCGTTGTAGACGAATCGTCGCTGACGTGCGTCGAGAAAGG GTCTCATTACAGAAAGTGA
- the LOC114131301 gene encoding involucrin-like, translating into MKRNTCLWVVLTTYLVQQCSCQTQLKSSNVQEDPCKAKNKVVADAAYCDRYWECVDGQPELYDCPNGLVYAGKNRGVTEGCDYPWRADYCEGKTQANGPIAREHCDWLYGIFGHETSCTRYWTCWNSTATEQLCIGGLLYNEKTHSCDWPENVDGCQKHPLCNEDANGNVPLGKSCNRYWQCQGGYPRLQRCPAMLVFDRRTLRCVVPPTEDCEVPTTPAPSPDDLPSNEDDGEENVPQQAKATAAPAPQQQRSQQQQQQQPQQLHQRQGGQPQQRQQFQQQQQQPQQQQLPAATQQQQQQQLPQQQQFQQQQRAQFQPPAARTVQQPQQQQQQQFVPQQRAQPQQFQLPPLPIQQQQQQQQQQHTVQRRENTPVSYGGAEDDVGDDDDNVPVAFSEH; encoded by the exons GCTCCTGTCAGACACAACTCAAGTCGTCCAACGTACAGGAAGACCCGTGCAAAGCCAAAAACAAGGTAGTAGCCGATGCGGCTTACTGCGATCGTTACTGGGAATGCGTGGACGGTCAGCCTGAACTGTACGACTGTCCGAACGGTCTGGTTTATGCGGGCAAAAACAGGGGCGTCACCGAGGGATGCGACTACCCGTGGAGGGCGGACTACTGCGAGGGCAAAACTCAAGCCA ACGGTCCGATAGCCCGAGAACACTGCGATTGGCTGTACGGAATATTCGGTCATGAGACGTCTTGCACGCGATACTGGACTTGCTGGAACAGCACCGCCACCGAGCAGCTGTGCATCGGCGGATTGTTGTACAACGAGAAAACTCACTCTTGCGACTGGCCCGAAAACGTCGATGGATGCCAGAAACACC CTCTCTGCAACGAAGACGCCAACGGAAACGTGCCACTGGGCAAGTCGTGCAACAGGTATTGGCAGTGCCAGGGAGGTTACCCGAGGCTGCAGAGGTGTCCGGCCATGTTGGTGTTCGACAGGCGCACGCTGAGGTGCGTCGTGCCGCCCACCGAAGATTGCGAAGTGCCGACCACACCGGCCCCGTCACCGGACGACTTGCCGTCCAACGAGGACGACGGCGAAGAGAACGTGCCGCAACAAGCTAAGGCCACCGCCGCCCCGGCACCGCAGCAACAGCGAAGccagcaacagcagcaacagcaaccGCAACAACTTCATCAGCGACAGGGCGGTCAGCCGCAGCAGAGACAGCAGTTccagcagcaacagcaacagccgCAACAACAACAGTTGCCCGCCGCCACgcaacaacagcaacagcagcagtTGCCGCAACAACAACAGTTCCAACAGCAACAACGGGCTCAGTTCCAGCCACCCGCGGCTAGAACCGTTCAACAAccgcaacagcaacagcaacaacagTTTGTGCCACAACAGAGGGCACAACCACAACAGTTCCAATTGCCCCCGTTGCCGattcaacaacaacaacaacaacaacaacaacaacacacCGTGCAGAGGAGAGAAAACACTCCGGTATCGTACGGCGGCGCCGAAGACGATgtcggcgacgacgacgacaacgtaCCGGTCGCGTTTTCCGAACactaa